The segment TGAGTGAGCGCCAAGCCACCGCCGTTCTGGAAATGCAATTGCGCCGCCTGAATGGCCTCGAACAGAAAAAACTTGAAACCGAACACTCTGAACTCTTGCTGCAAATCACTGATTTTCAGCATATTCTGGCAACACCCGAACGGGTAGCCACCCTGATTCGTGAAGAACTCGAAAAATTGGCAGCCAATTTTGAAGATGGCCGTCGCTCTCGTTTAGAAGCTGATCCTGGTGATTTTACCTATGAAGATTTGATTCCCGATGAGCCCATGGTAGTCTTCATGACCCGCCAAGGCTATATCAAACGCAGCCATCTCGACAGCTTCGAACAGCAAAAACGCGGTGGCCGGGGTGTTTCAGGGATTCAAACCCGTGATGAAGACTATATCGCCCAATTTGCAGTGACCAACAGCCATGATTCCCTGCTGTTTTTCACCAACCAGGGCATTGTCTATAATCTCAAAGCCTATGAAATTCCAGAAACCAGCCGCCAATCCAAGGGCAATAGCGTGGCCAACCTCCTTCAGTTCCGTGAGGACGAAGAAGTCACCGCCATGATTCCTGTGCGCGAATTTGACGCGGACAAAAACCTCGTCATGCTCACCCGCCAGGGCATTATCAAAAAAACCCCCTTGAATGCCTATCGCAATATCCGTCGGGCAGGCCTGATTACCGTCAACCTCGATGAGGGAGACGTGCTCGGCTGGGTCGCCCTGACCGATGGCCAACAACAGATTCTGATCGGCACAGCCAACGGCATGGCGATTAAGTTCAAAGAAGAAGATGTTCGCCCGACAGGCCGTACCTCACGCGGTGTCAAAGCCATTCAACTGAAAAACGATGACGTCGTGGTCGGCATGGCCACCCCGCAAGCGGGTCAGACCATTTTGACCGTTACCAACAATGGCTATGGCAAACGCACAGAGATCGAAGAATACCGCCTGCAAAGCCGTGCCGGTTCAGGCATTATCAATATCAAACTGCGCAAAGATGGCAAAGTCGCCAGTCTGCAGGCGGTGGATGGCACTGAGGAACTGATTGTGGTCACCTCACAGGGCATCGTCATTCGCCAGCATGTGCGCGATATCAGCGTTTACAGCCGTTCCACCAAGGGCGTGATGGTGCAAAGATTGGGCGAAGGCGATAAAATCGTCGCAATTGGCCTGATCCAGGAACAACCCGAGGCTCCCGAATCAGAAGCAAACACAACGGAAGGCGAAGCCGCCCCAGCGAGCGAAACCCCTGCCGTGGTGGCAGCAGCTGAGCCCAGCGAAGTAAGCAGCGAAAACAGCGAAAACTAGAAACAACCTCTCATGAGTTATATTGAATCGATCCGTAACTTTTCGATTATTGCCCATATTGACCATGGCAAATCGACCCTGGCCGATCGCCTGATTGAATTTACAGGCGCTCTGTCACAACGTGAAATGATGGAACAGGTGCTCGACAGCCTGGATATTGAGCGCGAACGCGGGATCACGATTAAATCCCAGTCCGCCCGTCTGAACTATACAGCTTCAGACGGCAAACCCTATATCCTCAATCTAATCGACACCCCTGGCCACGTGGATTTTACCTACGAAGTTTCACGCAGTCTGGCAGCCTGTGAAGGTGCCCTGCTGATCATCGACGCCACCCAGGGGGTAGAGGCCCAAACGATTGCCAACCTCTACCTGGCCCTTGAACACGATCTTGAAATTATCCCCGTGATCAATAAAATTGATCTGCCCAGTGCCGACGTGGATCGGGTCAAAGAGCAGATCGCGGATTTGGGGCTCGACCCCGATGAGGTGGTACTGTGCAGCGCCAAAGAAGGCATTGGCATCAAAGACCTACTCGAAGCGATCGTTTTTCATGTGCCGCCCCCCAAAGGCGACCCCGAAAAACCCCTGCAGGCCCTGATTTTTGACTCGGTCTATGATACCTATCGGGGCACAGTGGTGTATTTCCGTATTTTTGAAGGCACCCTGCGCACCCGCGACAAAATTCGCTTCATGGCCTCGGGCAAAAACTACGATGTCACGGAGTTGGGCGTGCTTTTGCCCCACCGCAAACCCGTTGAAGAACTCAAAGCCGGTGAAACCGGTTTTCTTTCAGCTGAAATCAAAGACGTGCAGCATGCCCGTGTCGGCGACACGGTCACACACAGCGAAAAACCCGCCAAAGAACCCTTGGCTGGTTATCGTCCAGCCATTCCCATGGTTTTTTGTGGGCTTTACCCCGTAGATTCTGATGATTACGAAGAACTGAAAGAGGCCTTGGGCAAACTTCAGCTCAATGACGCAGCCTTGGGATTTGAACCTGAAACCTCCAATGCCTTGGGCTTTGGCTTCCGCTGTGGATTTTTGGGACTGCTGCATATGGAAATTATTCAGGAACGTCTGGAACGGGAGTATGATCTTGCGCTGATCGCTACGGCCCCCAGTGTGGTCTACGAAGTGACCACCACCCAAGGCGAAGTGCTGATGATCGACAACCCCCAGAAAATGCCTTTGCCTCAGCATACCGAATCCATGAAAGAACCCTATGTAAAGGTCACGATCATCGCGCCCAAAGACTATGTGGGCCCCATGATGGATCTGGCCCAGAGTCGCCGGGGCCTTTTTATCAGCATGGATTACCCCACTCCCGATCGGGTCGTGATGATCTATGAAATGCCCCTCAATGAAATGATGGCAGACTTCTTTGATCAGCTCAAATCCCGCAGCAGTGGCTACGCCTCGCTCGATTACGAAATGATCGGTGTGCGTGAAGCCGATCTGGTCAAACTGGATATTTTGCTCAATGGTGAAATTGTCGATGCCCTTTCGGTGATTGTGCCCCGCGAAAAAGCGCCCATGATGGGCCGTCTTTTAACCGCTAAACTGCGTGAAATTATTCCCCGCCAGATGTTTGAAATTCCCATCCAAGCAGCGATTGGCAGCCGGGTGGTCAGCCGCGAAACCGTCAAAGCCATGCGCAAAAACGTACTTGCCAAATGCTACGGGGGCGATATTTCGCGTAAACGTAAACTGTTGGAAAAACAAAAAGCAGGTAAAAAGCGCATGAAGCAGGTCGGACGGGTTGAAATTCCGCAAGATGCCTTCATGGCGGTTTTACGCATTGGTCAAGAATAAGCGAAAAGTGCAAGGAGAGAGAAAAAATGGAAGACTATAAAGCCCCTCTGGCTGAAACCCCCGTCAGCGCGGGAGATGAATTGACCCTGGCCGATCTCGAACGCCTGCATGGACTGGAAGCAGCAGAAGCAATTGCTTCTGCTGGTTATGAAAGTAATCTTGAAGATTTGCAGGACAGCACGCTTGAACTCAGTGAAGACCTGCAGGGCAGTGATCCTGATGATCTTGAACTGGCAATTGAACACCAACGGATTGAAATTCCAAGCATGACAACAGC is part of the bacterium (Candidatus Blackallbacteria) CG13_big_fil_rev_8_21_14_2_50_49_14 genome and harbors:
- a CDS encoding DNA gyrase subunit A; the encoded protein is MTTDQAPPAEQESSPFVTIQDEMKQSFMDYAMSVIVSRALPDVRDGLKPVHRRILYAMHEMGMTPDKPFKKSARIVGEVLGKYHPHGDSAVYDTMVRMAQPFSLRHMMVDGQGNFGSIDGDSAAAMRYTEARLSKFAMEMLADLDCNTVGFTPNFDGSLEEPIVMPSKAPNLLINGVTGIAVGMATEVAPHNLKEVCEGLVYLIDNPDASILDLMDFIKGPDFPTGGIILGNRGIREAFETGRGKVTMRAVIDFEEGHGRERDRLIVKEIPFQLNKTTLVEHIADLVQTGKLEGIADLRDESDRNGMRICIELKRDANSQVVLNNLYQQTRLQSNYNYNMVALVNNQPRLLSLKDILQEFLKHRIEVIRRRTQFFLDRAEGRAHLVTGFLKVLDNLDAVIETIRASNGTQEAQAALIERFELSERQATAVLEMQLRRLNGLEQKKLETEHSELLLQITDFQHILATPERVATLIREELEKLAANFEDGRRSRLEADPGDFTYEDLIPDEPMVVFMTRQGYIKRSHLDSFEQQKRGGRGVSGIQTRDEDYIAQFAVTNSHDSLLFFTNQGIVYNLKAYEIPETSRQSKGNSVANLLQFREDEEVTAMIPVREFDADKNLVMLTRQGIIKKTPLNAYRNIRRAGLITVNLDEGDVLGWVALTDGQQQILIGTANGMAIKFKEEDVRPTGRTSRGVKAIQLKNDDVVVGMATPQAGQTILTVTNNGYGKRTEIEEYRLQSRAGSGIINIKLRKDGKVASLQAVDGTEELIVVTSQGIVIRQHVRDISVYSRSTKGVMVQRLGEGDKIVAIGLIQEQPEAPESEANTTEGEAAPASETPAVVAAAEPSEVSSENSEN
- a CDS encoding elongation factor 4, translating into MSYIESIRNFSIIAHIDHGKSTLADRLIEFTGALSQREMMEQVLDSLDIERERGITIKSQSARLNYTASDGKPYILNLIDTPGHVDFTYEVSRSLAACEGALLIIDATQGVEAQTIANLYLALEHDLEIIPVINKIDLPSADVDRVKEQIADLGLDPDEVVLCSAKEGIGIKDLLEAIVFHVPPPKGDPEKPLQALIFDSVYDTYRGTVVYFRIFEGTLRTRDKIRFMASGKNYDVTELGVLLPHRKPVEELKAGETGFLSAEIKDVQHARVGDTVTHSEKPAKEPLAGYRPAIPMVFCGLYPVDSDDYEELKEALGKLQLNDAALGFEPETSNALGFGFRCGFLGLLHMEIIQERLEREYDLALIATAPSVVYEVTTTQGEVLMIDNPQKMPLPQHTESMKEPYVKVTIIAPKDYVGPMMDLAQSRRGLFISMDYPTPDRVVMIYEMPLNEMMADFFDQLKSRSSGYASLDYEMIGVREADLVKLDILLNGEIVDALSVIVPREKAPMMGRLLTAKLREIIPRQMFEIPIQAAIGSRVVSRETVKAMRKNVLAKCYGGDISRKRKLLEKQKAGKKRMKQVGRVEIPQDAFMAVLRIGQE